The region CCGGGTGGGATGGGCCGGTGAGCGACGACACACTGGCCGGGGCCGGGACGGATCCCGCCGACTTCGCGGCCGCCGAGGACTTCGAGCGGCACCGCCCGGTGCTGACCGGCGTCGCCTACCGCATGCTGGGCCGCTTCGCCGACGCCGAGGACGTGGTCCAGGAGGCGTGGCTGCGCTGGGCCGACACCGACCACGCCCGGGTGCGCGAACCGCGGGCCTTCCTGGTCCGCACCACCACCCGGCTGGCCATCGACCGGCTGCGGCACGTGCAGTCCCGCCGCGAGTCCTACATCGGCGCCTGGCTGCCGGAACCGCTGACCACCGACGGCGGCGCGGGGGCGGAGGCGCGCGTCCTGCACGCGGAGACGGTGTCGCTCGCGATGCTCGTCCTGCTCGAATCGCTCTCACCGCTGGAGCGCGCGGTCTTCGTGCTGCGCGAGGCCTTCGGCTACCGCTACGCCGAGATCACCGCGGTCCTCGACCGGGCGGAACCCGCGGTCCGGCAGCTGGCCGCGCGCGCCAGACGCCACATGGAGGCCCGCGAACAGCGCTTCGACGCCGATCCCGCGGTCGGCGCCGAGGTCACAGAACGCTTCCTGGCCGCCTGCGCCGGCGGCGACCTGGACGGTTTGCTGGCGCTGCTCGCCCCCGACGTCCGGCTGATCGGCGACGGCGGGGGAGCGCAGAAGGCGCCGCTGCGGATCCTGTCGACCGCGCCCGCCGTCGGCCGCTTCCTGCACGCCGTCTCCAGCGACGCCCCGCCCGCCATGGCCGTCGCCTTCCGCGAGGTCAACGGGGCGCCCGCGGTCGTCATCACCTCGTACGGCAGGCCGCACACCGTGATTTCGCTGGAGACCAGGGACGGCCGGATCGCCTGTGTCTACCTGCTGACCAACCCCGGCAAGCTCACCGGTATCAGATGACCCGGCGCGGACCGGCGGCGGGCGGCCTTACAGCCCGCCGGCGATCCGCAGCACCGCACCCGTGGTGTACGACGCCTCCGCCGACAGCAGCCAGGCCACCGCGCCGGCGATCTCCTCGGGCTGGCCCGGGCGCCGCATCGGCACCCGCTCGGGATTGCGCCAGGGCCGCTGCGGGTCGCCCATCGAGGCGTGGATGTCGGTGACGACCATCCCCGGCTGCACCGAGTTGACCCGCACC is a window of Streptomyces sp. NBC_01477 DNA encoding:
- the sigJ gene encoding RNA polymerase sigma factor SigJ, with product MAGAGTDPADFAAAEDFERHRPVLTGVAYRMLGRFADAEDVVQEAWLRWADTDHARVREPRAFLVRTTTRLAIDRLRHVQSRRESYIGAWLPEPLTTDGGAGAEARVLHAETVSLAMLVLLESLSPLERAVFVLREAFGYRYAEITAVLDRAEPAVRQLAARARRHMEAREQRFDADPAVGAEVTERFLAACAGGDLDGLLALLAPDVRLIGDGGGAQKAPLRILSTAPAVGRFLHAVSSDAPPAMAVAFREVNGAPAVVITSYGRPHTVISLETRDGRIACVYLLTNPGKLTGIR